The Litchfieldia alkalitelluris genome has a window encoding:
- a CDS encoding GAP1-N2 domain-containing protein yields the protein MSFLHLYYTSSKTGMNGGSGFQTYSMSPGISPEEKEEIERIGMYTPPNGLSQMADVETIENTYPKSFYYYPLKSGRYAIGVSQYVGKDYSGRYGNYFSDTVVFEKNDLRGLPMEYFKSHGFRAKLTKEEEESLERPLPLPITLQLLKGEYINKRSVLQFLKEGNRSEQLKQLISAIIGYHIDKRRIVIIDKSENISFWIGAVQYVLPEGLAAQIPFTTYTNDPMRQNALICGVHDGEVPSPIWNQQFYVFDFLRQNLSSTDSTRYAETVVDLFMNDRDELDQFLSFVGISGWNRIDKHLDELLQLYKLVVHGPQSIDRDELREAVSIVSKLDHQKGLVAITDKLLKSWGRNSDELTGFVLDVPSDLMGEITDWWFKVADLSKQKEHMILATTFFFNSWTQLLIEKGEQHQETMSYYKGIMETNKNNRSFSMIALSPNRLTGVYVYCKTENPKLMPLFLTDFVLHAKRLKLDWKELDEEQRSYLLKMLNLAVEHKIDLADICQHLGQLEQTFLQTVANLMEIYRKTDQLDNGTYLLTSCVLGIEEGVVNGKHFSKLILQNEYVEEAMFKVLKTLIKDSKKPITRLNQLHTIIFAHSNEFHEMSLKLLVEGTNDLLKALVDETNIQETQVLLSSKNLMNLLSETKRIKLIEIIEQRLPFSDDISHFSSLLKELEIQRSHLSTKSSSNISLLLMELLELDKAKEIKTDFLSFLNKQVGSLTKTQYEDLLLWRLPLMIQLVQKKTRLLVMLFDALHCSENNDVFFKSLIKEPTRSGKSDKSIVLAAFCCCLIKHKKKLSESEIDYFEQNRSLFKKVKDEASKLPNGEQTDAYLAKIQVNFPEQKDGSIFGKMKSMLKVRKNEG from the coding sequence ATGAGTTTTTTGCATCTTTATTATACATCTAGTAAAACAGGAATGAATGGTGGTTCGGGATTCCAAACTTACTCTATGTCTCCGGGAATTAGTCCTGAGGAAAAGGAAGAAATTGAACGTATAGGCATGTATACTCCCCCTAATGGGCTCTCACAAATGGCGGATGTGGAAACCATTGAAAACACGTATCCAAAGTCCTTTTACTATTATCCTTTAAAGAGTGGACGCTATGCTATTGGGGTGTCACAGTATGTTGGGAAGGACTATTCTGGGCGGTATGGGAACTATTTTTCCGATACTGTTGTATTTGAAAAGAACGACCTAAGAGGTTTGCCGATGGAATATTTCAAGTCTCATGGGTTTAGAGCCAAGTTAACCAAAGAGGAAGAGGAAAGTTTGGAACGCCCTCTCCCACTCCCGATAACCTTACAACTGCTAAAAGGAGAGTATATCAATAAACGTAGTGTTCTCCAATTTTTGAAGGAAGGGAATCGTTCAGAACAGCTAAAACAGCTGATTTCTGCAATAATTGGATATCACATTGACAAGCGGAGAATTGTGATCATTGATAAAAGTGAAAACATCTCCTTCTGGATTGGTGCAGTTCAGTATGTTCTACCTGAAGGTCTTGCAGCACAAATTCCGTTTACTACGTATACCAATGATCCTATGCGTCAAAATGCTTTAATTTGTGGGGTTCACGATGGGGAAGTACCGTCACCTATTTGGAATCAGCAATTTTATGTTTTTGATTTTTTACGTCAAAATCTAAGCTCAACAGATTCTACACGTTATGCTGAAACAGTAGTAGATTTGTTTATGAATGATCGTGATGAGCTAGATCAGTTCCTTTCCTTCGTTGGAATTTCAGGCTGGAACAGAATTGATAAGCATTTAGATGAGTTGCTTCAACTATATAAACTAGTCGTTCATGGACCACAATCCATTGATCGAGATGAATTACGAGAAGCGGTATCGATAGTAAGTAAATTGGATCATCAAAAGGGGCTCGTTGCCATCACTGATAAACTATTAAAAAGCTGGGGACGAAACAGTGATGAACTAACCGGGTTCGTGCTAGATGTTCCAAGTGATTTAATGGGCGAAATTACTGATTGGTGGTTCAAGGTAGCAGATTTATCGAAACAGAAAGAGCATATGATACTTGCTACTACATTTTTCTTTAACAGCTGGACTCAATTATTAATTGAAAAAGGTGAACAACATCAGGAGACAATGTCCTACTACAAGGGCATCATGGAAACCAACAAAAATAATCGTTCATTTAGTATGATTGCTCTTTCACCAAATAGACTGACAGGCGTATATGTTTATTGTAAAACAGAGAATCCAAAATTAATGCCTTTGTTTTTAACCGATTTTGTCCTACATGCCAAAAGGCTAAAGCTGGATTGGAAAGAATTAGACGAAGAACAACGCTCCTATCTACTGAAGATGTTAAATTTAGCGGTGGAGCATAAAATTGACTTAGCAGATATCTGTCAACACTTGGGGCAGTTGGAGCAAACATTTCTCCAAACTGTTGCTAACCTTATGGAAATTTACCGTAAAACAGATCAATTAGATAACGGAACATATCTTTTAACTTCATGCGTGTTAGGAATCGAAGAAGGAGTGGTGAATGGTAAACATTTTTCCAAACTTATTCTCCAAAACGAATATGTTGAGGAAGCAATGTTTAAAGTCTTAAAGACTCTAATTAAAGACTCGAAAAAGCCAATCACTAGACTTAATCAGTTACACACTATAATTTTTGCACATTCTAATGAATTCCATGAAATGAGTCTAAAATTGCTTGTGGAAGGTACAAATGATTTATTAAAGGCTTTGGTTGATGAAACGAATATTCAGGAAACGCAGGTTCTATTATCAAGTAAAAACCTAATGAATTTATTGTCAGAAACTAAGCGAATTAAGTTGATTGAAATAATAGAACAAAGGCTGCCTTTTTCCGATGATATTAGTCATTTTTCCTCCCTCTTAAAGGAACTTGAAATTCAACGAAGTCATCTTAGTACCAAGTCATCTAGTAATATCTCTTTGTTGTTAATGGAGTTATTAGAGTTAGATAAAGCAAAGGAGATAAAAACGGACTTCCTTAGTTTTTTAAATAAACAAGTGGGCTCTCTGACGAAAACTCAATATGAAGATTTACTCTTGTGGAGACTTCCATTAATGATTCAACTTGTTCAGAAAAAGACTCGTTTATTAGTGATGCTTTTTGATGCTTTGCATTGTTCAGAAAATAACGATGTATTCTTCAAATCTCTAATTAAAGAACCTACACGTTCTGGCAAAAGTGATAAATCTATTGTGCTTGCAGCATTCTGTTGTTGCCTTATAAAGCATAAGAAAAAATTGAGCGAGAGCGAAATAGACTATTTTGAACAAAATAGATCTTTATTTAAAAAAGTTAAAGACGAGGCTTCTAAACTACCAAACGGAGAGCAAACAGACGCTTATTTAGCAAAGATTCAAGTTAATTTCCCAGAACAAAAGGACGGCTCAATTTTTGGGAAAATGAAGAGTATGTTGAAAGTCAGAAAAAATGAAGGGTGA
- a CDS encoding Hsp70 family protein, translating to MVALGIDLGTTYSVMAYIDESGQPKVIPNQEGAMLTPSVVSFNEHGLIVGEEAKDNQRNGSSDIAAFFKRLMGDEYYLFEYQNKTYDTIDLSSFVLKKLKADAEVYLGQTINDVVITVPAYFNNVQREATIDAGKRAGMNVLSIINEPTAAAIAYGFKEGTGNRHILVYDLGGGTFDVTIAKVDDTSIKVLSTDGDHNLGGKDFDDRLVLFVCEQFEREFGLDPLEDEGTLNEILASVEQAKIRLTHLRKTSITIFYKGHKGSYEVTQELFEELAQDLLERTWNLANVAVMNAYLNWADIDNIILVGGSTRMPMVSKFIEEQTNKLPHFRINVDEVVAIGAAYHAHMKTSESVQDKPRFSLAAAKKVEDVMSHSLGMIAINEDYSSYINSMIIPKNKRIPAMEKKPYKLETSPSRENSLDVYVTQGESADVQDAIILGKYVVKNIPHTNVQPAIIEVSYSYDQNGIVQVSAMSKSTKTPLSVHVEKVDNLGWMMEPPKKVEVIEQEISVMMVMDTSYSMDGTAITESIKAAHQFVNDLGLERFSIGLTAFANRVRTLQFPTKNEHDLRNQISMLQSYVKDGTLGYGTDGEPLEVAYSVLRKLEGPRFIIVLTDGQWGKDKEAIQVARMCKEAGIEIIAVGFGSANKKFLNKIATSDANALFTNLQQLVQSFTKIAQVVTEKSLSYRDNTFHR from the coding sequence ATGGTTGCATTAGGAATTGATCTTGGTACTACTTACTCGGTTATGGCTTATATCGATGAAAGTGGGCAGCCCAAAGTCATTCCGAACCAAGAAGGGGCAATGTTGACCCCTTCTGTTGTTTCTTTTAATGAACATGGCCTCATTGTAGGTGAAGAGGCAAAAGATAATCAAAGAAACGGTTCAAGTGACATCGCTGCTTTTTTCAAAAGGTTAATGGGTGATGAATATTACCTATTTGAATATCAAAATAAGACATACGATACCATAGACTTGTCTTCATTTGTATTAAAGAAATTGAAAGCAGATGCTGAAGTATACTTAGGGCAAACGATTAACGATGTGGTTATTACCGTACCGGCTTACTTTAATAATGTTCAAAGGGAAGCTACGATCGATGCTGGCAAGCGAGCAGGAATGAATGTACTTAGCATAATAAATGAACCAACTGCAGCTGCAATAGCATATGGATTTAAAGAAGGGACAGGTAATCGACATATTCTGGTGTACGATCTTGGGGGAGGAACCTTTGATGTGACAATCGCAAAAGTGGATGACACGTCTATAAAGGTTCTATCAACAGATGGGGACCATAATCTGGGCGGGAAGGATTTCGATGATCGCCTTGTCTTATTTGTCTGTGAACAGTTTGAAAGGGAGTTTGGCTTAGATCCATTAGAAGATGAGGGGACTTTAAATGAGATTCTGGCAAGTGTTGAACAAGCGAAAATTCGTTTAACACATTTGCGGAAAACTTCCATTACAATCTTCTATAAAGGACATAAGGGAAGCTATGAAGTAACTCAGGAGTTATTTGAAGAGTTAGCACAGGATCTATTGGAACGAACCTGGAATTTAGCGAATGTCGCCGTGATGAATGCCTATCTTAACTGGGCTGATATCGATAATATTATTCTTGTTGGTGGATCTACAAGAATGCCGATGGTCTCCAAATTTATAGAAGAGCAAACAAATAAACTTCCCCATTTCCGCATTAATGTTGATGAGGTTGTTGCTATTGGGGCAGCCTATCATGCTCATATGAAAACATCAGAATCTGTCCAAGATAAACCGCGTTTTTCTTTGGCTGCAGCAAAAAAAGTAGAGGATGTTATGAGCCATAGTCTAGGAATGATTGCGATCAATGAGGATTATTCAAGCTATATCAATAGCATGATTATTCCTAAAAATAAACGAATTCCTGCCATGGAGAAGAAACCATATAAATTAGAGACATCACCAAGTCGTGAGAATAGTTTAGATGTTTATGTTACTCAAGGAGAAAGTGCAGACGTACAAGACGCGATAATACTAGGAAAATATGTCGTAAAGAATATCCCACATACAAATGTTCAGCCAGCTATCATAGAGGTCTCATACTCCTATGATCAGAACGGAATTGTTCAGGTTTCCGCAATGAGTAAAAGTACTAAAACCCCACTGTCTGTTCATGTAGAAAAAGTTGATAACCTAGGTTGGATGATGGAACCCCCAAAAAAGGTTGAAGTGATTGAGCAAGAAATTTCTGTCATGATGGTGATGGATACATCCTATAGTATGGATGGAACCGCAATAACAGAATCGATAAAGGCAGCTCATCAATTTGTTAATGATTTAGGCCTAGAACGCTTTTCGATCGGTTTAACGGCTTTTGCCAATCGGGTAAGGACTCTTCAGTTTCCTACTAAAAATGAACATGATCTTCGTAACCAAATCTCTATGCTTCAAAGCTATGTCAAAGATGGGACACTTGGATACGGTACCGATGGTGAACCTCTTGAAGTCGCTTATTCTGTTTTAAGAAAACTAGAGGGGCCAAGGTTTATCATCGTCTTAACAGATGGTCAATGGGGAAAAGATAAAGAAGCGATTCAAGTGGCTAGAATGTGCAAGGAAGCGGGTATTGAGATTATTGCTGTCGGTTTCGGATCAGCCAATAAGAAATTCCTTAATAAGATCGCAACCTCAGATGCCAATGCTTTATTTACGAACCTACAACAACTTGTACAATCTTTTACAAAAATTGCACAGGTAGTAACAGAAAAATCTTTATCCTACAGAGACAACACGTTTCATCGGTAA
- a CDS encoding zinc ribbon domain-containing protein, with amino-acid sequence MRETKQKRPNFYLLLELPYEPPVEDEAEIKAAISKKVSEWRRNTNHPKLQQQVKYYLSLRDQIEAVMLNDAQMRKQEAVDARTQVDAEKNRAKKERETNLDRAIKILTSQGYVSDVAIEALAEKFEFTVAEVESKIPAGSRMKTENQYQDVNPKAVVKSLDSSVMNKITDLLTKLEVNSRHGKVATLYDFLNMTEDTSGATLVDLSEKMYRELLRKPAGNASVEYQKDLYGLVKTLFKSEEERQKYDESLSQHRFNQMKLFIDLAAEQGVISEPVFKQLVIQANEEGLSQTEAENRIREYCVDKKYQLQLHINTAEQASINKFTSCGYCGSINEEKSKCCVNCGHDLEQECIVCQTTSPTSVNNCRNCGTSFKQMLHFKSLMKDGLHSIQMEDLDQASQLLTRAQLIFDNDEVKAGIELINQKKQRILKQIAVVQELIDTRRIYSAELEWNLLKKLAPELDEHTVFQREIASSLQELDQMRIEVQRIADDKQKIAYLLRALGISEDCKWAMEKLEMLPPNPPEGVRAETAGNQIKLTWTLNEPEGFVQFKVIRKEKTAPGFLDDGEFLGETTKPFFTDNTTVPGKSYWYAIFAMRGLLIANKPVLRGPFLRIAEIDSLQGKPVGEAIQLTWKDPGPLTLEVWRKEGTSPSKPGDGKLIKGVTNHSLLDEEVTVGQKYGYTVFTRLLDERGVPSYSKGVSVEVFMIDGEPVNDLHFSLMENTVEFHWTEPVKGSVDLYGSPNPIPFKQGECYSLSAIAQQVKPLSLGTEELGYRSIKDTFPDVFYILPVTKIDGYGIAGKACVIKKIPSVANVKAQLLQTQCLLEWTWPQGIEEVIVFYSEAGFQTKPNREDESPMVYSKSQYDANRGLMLSIGVDKDLFVTIFSYQTDEGTSHYSEGVHLFQTTKKPPKMIYKVVTSGVFSKKVRLNLTLDERQMSLPELVIVKKMGSQPLNVKDGQIIYKIGPDILERNVNGGISLNDRNGEAMVINDGAISFDLTSHRGKNTYVRVFFVNGDDATKFKLEPLGRMELG; translated from the coding sequence ATGCGTGAGACGAAACAAAAAAGGCCAAACTTTTATTTGCTTCTTGAACTTCCATATGAACCACCAGTGGAGGATGAGGCTGAGATTAAGGCAGCTATTAGCAAAAAGGTATCAGAATGGCGTCGGAATACAAATCACCCCAAATTACAACAACAAGTAAAATATTATCTTAGTTTAAGAGATCAAATTGAAGCGGTTATGCTAAATGACGCTCAAATGAGAAAACAAGAGGCCGTTGACGCTAGAACTCAAGTCGATGCCGAGAAGAATCGTGCAAAAAAAGAAAGAGAAACTAATCTAGATAGGGCAATCAAAATATTGACCTCTCAAGGATATGTTTCTGATGTGGCGATTGAAGCACTTGCCGAGAAATTTGAGTTTACTGTTGCAGAGGTTGAGAGTAAAATTCCAGCTGGTTCAAGAATGAAAACCGAAAATCAGTATCAAGATGTGAACCCAAAAGCTGTTGTTAAAAGCCTTGATTCATCAGTGATGAATAAAATAACCGACTTATTAACAAAGCTAGAGGTTAACTCTAGGCATGGAAAGGTTGCCACTCTTTATGACTTTCTAAATATGACAGAGGATACAAGTGGCGCCACTCTCGTTGATTTATCTGAGAAAATGTATCGCGAATTGCTTAGGAAGCCAGCAGGCAATGCTTCAGTAGAGTACCAAAAAGATTTATATGGATTAGTTAAGACGCTATTTAAAAGCGAAGAGGAACGTCAAAAGTATGATGAATCCTTAAGTCAACACCGATTTAATCAAATGAAGCTATTCATTGATTTAGCTGCCGAACAAGGTGTCATCTCTGAACCTGTATTTAAGCAGCTCGTTATTCAAGCCAATGAGGAAGGTTTATCCCAAACTGAGGCTGAGAATCGTATTAGGGAGTATTGTGTCGATAAAAAGTATCAGTTGCAATTACATATAAATACGGCAGAACAAGCTTCAATTAATAAGTTTACTTCTTGTGGTTATTGTGGCTCTATTAATGAGGAAAAATCAAAATGTTGTGTAAACTGCGGACATGATCTTGAACAGGAATGTATCGTCTGCCAAACCACGTCTCCTACATCTGTCAATAATTGTCGTAATTGTGGTACATCATTTAAGCAAATGCTTCACTTTAAGTCTTTAATGAAAGATGGTCTTCACTCGATACAAATGGAGGATCTTGATCAAGCAAGTCAATTGCTTACTAGAGCCCAGTTGATCTTTGATAATGATGAAGTAAAAGCTGGGATTGAGCTTATCAACCAAAAAAAGCAGAGAATTCTTAAACAGATTGCTGTTGTTCAAGAGCTAATCGATACAAGGCGAATTTACTCTGCTGAGTTAGAGTGGAATCTACTAAAAAAACTAGCCCCTGAGTTAGATGAGCATACTGTGTTCCAGAGGGAAATTGCAAGCTCTCTTCAGGAATTGGACCAAATGAGGATAGAGGTTCAACGTATTGCTGACGATAAGCAAAAGATTGCCTATCTATTAAGAGCTCTAGGTATTTCTGAGGATTGTAAATGGGCGATGGAAAAATTAGAAATGCTCCCGCCAAACCCTCCAGAAGGAGTACGGGCAGAAACCGCTGGCAATCAAATCAAGCTTACATGGACATTGAATGAACCGGAAGGCTTTGTTCAATTTAAAGTTATTAGGAAAGAAAAGACTGCTCCAGGATTTTTAGATGATGGGGAATTTTTAGGGGAAACGACTAAACCGTTTTTTACAGACAACACGACAGTACCAGGAAAATCGTATTGGTATGCCATATTTGCCATGCGAGGACTGCTTATAGCAAATAAACCAGTTCTACGGGGACCATTTTTACGAATAGCTGAAATTGATAGTCTTCAAGGAAAGCCGGTAGGAGAAGCTATCCAGTTGACCTGGAAAGATCCGGGACCACTTACTCTTGAAGTGTGGAGAAAAGAGGGGACATCCCCAAGTAAACCTGGAGATGGAAAGCTCATTAAGGGAGTTACGAATCATAGTTTATTGGATGAAGAAGTCACGGTGGGTCAAAAGTATGGGTATACTGTCTTTACTAGATTACTAGATGAACGTGGAGTGCCGAGCTATTCAAAAGGAGTTTCGGTTGAAGTGTTTATGATAGATGGAGAACCAGTTAATGACCTGCATTTTTCATTAATGGAAAATACGGTAGAGTTTCATTGGACAGAGCCAGTAAAAGGGTCTGTTGACTTGTATGGTTCACCTAATCCAATACCATTTAAACAGGGAGAATGCTATTCTCTAAGTGCAATCGCGCAGCAGGTTAAACCGTTATCATTAGGTACTGAGGAACTTGGTTATCGAAGTATAAAAGATACGTTTCCGGATGTGTTTTATATTTTACCAGTTACAAAGATTGATGGTTATGGGATAGCCGGTAAAGCATGCGTGATCAAAAAAATACCTAGTGTAGCAAATGTAAAAGCTCAGTTACTTCAAACCCAATGCTTACTAGAATGGACATGGCCGCAAGGAATTGAAGAAGTTATTGTCTTTTACAGTGAAGCGGGCTTCCAAACGAAGCCAAATCGCGAAGATGAAAGTCCAATGGTCTATTCGAAAAGTCAATATGATGCTAATCGTGGTTTAATGCTTTCGATTGGTGTAGATAAAGATCTATTTGTAACTATTTTTTCTTATCAAACTGATGAAGGGACTTCACATTATTCGGAAGGGGTCCACTTATTCCAAACCACGAAGAAGCCGCCTAAAATGATTTATAAAGTAGTAACATCGGGAGTTTTCTCTAAAAAAGTAAGGTTAAACTTAACACTCGATGAACGTCAAATGTCATTACCAGAGCTTGTTATTGTGAAAAAAATGGGCAGTCAGCCATTGAACGTAAAGGACGGACAAATCATCTATAAAATAGGTCCTGATATCCTGGAGCGGAATGTAAATGGGGGTATTAGTCTTAATGATCGGAATGGAGAGGCGATGGTTATTAATGATGGTGCCATTTCATTTGATCTAACTTCACATCGAGGTAAAAATACGTATGTGCGTGTGTTTTTTGTAAATGGAGACGATGCTACTAAGTTTAAATTAGAACCATTGGGGAGAATGGAATTAGGTTAA
- a CDS encoding TRAFAC clade GTPase domain-containing protein, translated as MNRLLMFRIIDCITLCIITLMGISLGSLEIEFLVVLGLPSLLLLYSSWKGDSAYIRISAFSALVFIWSYQYQYLFEELFTLIVVAIFIGIFFRPPIHFLRTTVYSSWGVALYLLWKKLHFDLSGWQSELLMVFFNIGSYLPYILLLGFFLGLVLTFVEKSYNSQNLYVVVMAIAGAFVLVPFYLLLGVIRGLYESFYDYWITFLMKFKVQPKLVGTKMEHYLASAAIENWKSIWSGSFKSNRYTVSVWKQDVKDYFRRYGFFLACYYSLLKQIGIVTLTIIAPLVNVVFSVVHYILLVFCLFVYQVLRIGFYYLDALYRKFHKVEMVCPTCYHQDEIPAYVCSHCQTVHDDLMPNHFGIFKRKCTCGNSLPTSILNGRSELKAECPKCHSAYEGKESTPIIIPMIGGKMAGKTSFLTKGIEQLYQSTLVENDISFHWGSVVQAINFEDLSKKVNAKQAPPKTDAMLPRAWTMRLNQKKWARPKLVTLFDPAGEVFNRTDYMKKLEYLSYSDGFILVVDSTSLLGADVSFNYEQQNTATISPEELIDRLLLYYQEEQGIKVHETIGTPLAIVFHKAEKGNYEQTAHEVSATREFGKGRHEDCKQWLQANGYHNLLRKLDHQFTSYRFFTSSSFDDTKGVAPENVIRWILNSSNKGFKLVEKKEG; from the coding sequence ATGAATAGACTTCTTATGTTCCGAATAATTGATTGTATAACTCTTTGTATTATTACTCTTATGGGAATAAGTCTGGGCAGCCTAGAAATTGAATTTCTAGTTGTCCTTGGCCTTCCATCTCTTCTCCTTCTTTATTCAAGTTGGAAAGGTGATAGTGCATATATTCGTATAAGTGCTTTTAGTGCTTTAGTATTTATTTGGTCTTATCAATATCAATATTTGTTTGAAGAGTTATTTACATTAATTGTAGTTGCCATATTTATTGGAATATTCTTCAGACCACCCATCCACTTCCTTCGTACAACGGTTTATTCAAGTTGGGGAGTGGCACTGTATCTTCTTTGGAAGAAGCTTCACTTTGATTTGAGTGGATGGCAGTCTGAACTACTCATGGTGTTTTTTAATATAGGTTCTTACTTACCTTATATTTTATTACTAGGATTCTTCTTAGGGCTTGTCTTAACTTTTGTAGAGAAATCATATAATAGTCAAAATCTATATGTTGTTGTAATGGCAATTGCAGGAGCATTCGTATTAGTCCCTTTTTATCTTCTTTTGGGTGTAATTAGAGGTCTATATGAATCATTTTATGACTACTGGATTACTTTTTTGATGAAATTTAAGGTTCAACCTAAATTGGTTGGGACAAAAATGGAGCATTATTTAGCTTCAGCAGCGATTGAAAACTGGAAGAGCATCTGGAGTGGAAGCTTCAAATCCAATCGTTATACGGTCAGTGTGTGGAAACAAGATGTGAAGGATTACTTTAGAAGATATGGATTTTTCCTTGCTTGTTACTATAGTCTTTTGAAACAGATTGGAATTGTTACTTTGACTATTATAGCTCCACTAGTTAATGTGGTTTTTAGTGTCGTACACTATATCCTTTTGGTTTTTTGTCTGTTTGTCTATCAGGTTCTTCGTATAGGCTTTTATTATTTGGATGCCCTTTATCGGAAGTTTCATAAGGTGGAAATGGTTTGTCCGACTTGCTATCACCAAGATGAAATTCCAGCCTATGTGTGTTCACACTGTCAAACAGTTCATGATGATCTTATGCCAAATCATTTCGGAATCTTTAAAAGGAAATGTACATGCGGAAATTCATTGCCAACATCTATTTTAAATGGGCGTAGTGAACTAAAGGCCGAATGTCCAAAATGTCATTCAGCTTATGAAGGAAAAGAATCAACACCAATCATTATTCCGATGATTGGTGGAAAAATGGCGGGGAAAACAAGCTTTTTAACAAAAGGCATAGAACAGCTTTATCAGTCGACTTTGGTGGAGAATGATATATCCTTCCACTGGGGTAGTGTGGTACAAGCGATTAACTTTGAAGATTTATCGAAAAAGGTAAATGCGAAGCAAGCACCACCGAAAACGGACGCAATGTTACCAAGGGCGTGGACAATGAGGTTGAATCAGAAAAAATGGGCACGTCCAAAGTTGGTTACACTTTTTGATCCAGCGGGCGAAGTTTTTAATAGAACTGATTATATGAAGAAACTCGAATATCTTTCATATAGTGATGGTTTTATTTTGGTCGTTGATTCAACTTCACTTTTAGGTGCAGACGTATCCTTCAATTATGAGCAGCAAAATACTGCTACAATTTCACCTGAAGAACTAATTGACAGATTGCTTCTATATTATCAAGAAGAACAGGGGATCAAAGTCCATGAAACGATAGGCACACCATTAGCAATTGTCTTTCATAAAGCTGAAAAAGGGAATTATGAGCAAACTGCACATGAGGTTTCGGCAACAAGAGAGTTTGGCAAGGGAAGGCACGAGGATTGCAAACAATGGCTTCAGGCTAATGGATATCATAATTTGTTGAGAAAGTTAGATCATCAATTTACAAGCTACCGCTTCTTTACCTCTAGTTCCTTTGATGATACCAAAGGAGTTGCACCAGAGAATGTGATTAGATGGATTTTAAATTCTTCCAATAAAGGATTTAAATTGGTAGAAAAGAAGGAGGGGTAA
- a CDS encoding TRAFAC clade GTPase domain-containing protein yields MKREYICPYCFNRHKMHEVQFACSDEKCLEDDQTYADYWGYHMKRPTVTNAPEPNAFSFIKPVMPSETDCRTCSKVTYSRVCPTCHSNLPTTISDYEDYIIAVIGAKQSGKSHYIAVLIEEIIHKIGNSYNCYLKPENDETIHRYNQQFRNPIYKEKRALNVTAPAGNDPSVKRPLLFTLTFSGGVMGTKVITLAFFDTAGEDLKREEIMEKHTKYICNSAGVICLLDPLQLPEVRNQVAVNNPDVILPSEDADSDGADILNRTTNLIRKTLRLKASKKIKIPIAVTFSKTDAISSLLDPTSKLLQPGHHTNKNAFDVEDFHSVNAEMKALVQGWSRGNIPNLLEHHYQNYAYFGLSALGNSPNRSLQLQEVKPYRVEDPFLWLLWKNGIIKGTERK; encoded by the coding sequence ATGAAAAGAGAATATATTTGTCCATACTGTTTCAATCGTCATAAAATGCATGAAGTTCAATTCGCTTGTTCAGATGAAAAATGTCTAGAAGATGACCAGACATATGCAGATTACTGGGGGTATCATATGAAGCGCCCTACTGTGACAAATGCACCTGAACCAAACGCTTTTTCTTTTATCAAACCGGTCATGCCATCGGAAACTGATTGTCGAACTTGTAGCAAAGTGACCTACTCACGAGTGTGCCCGACGTGTCATTCCAATCTGCCAACAACGATCAGTGATTATGAAGATTATATTATAGCTGTTATTGGTGCAAAGCAATCAGGGAAGAGTCACTATATTGCTGTTTTAATAGAAGAAATCATTCATAAGATAGGCAATTCCTATAATTGTTATCTGAAACCAGAGAATGATGAGACGATTCATCGATACAATCAGCAATTCCGCAATCCGATTTATAAAGAAAAACGTGCGCTAAATGTAACAGCTCCTGCTGGAAACGATCCAAGTGTAAAAAGACCACTTCTATTTACATTAACCTTTTCTGGAGGAGTGATGGGAACAAAAGTAATCACTCTTGCCTTTTTTGATACAGCAGGTGAGGACTTAAAAAGAGAAGAAATCATGGAGAAGCATACAAAGTATATTTGTAATTCTGCTGGGGTTATTTGTTTACTTGATCCCCTTCAGCTTCCAGAAGTCCGCAACCAGGTAGCGGTTAATAATCCAGATGTGATCCTTCCGTCCGAAGACGCAGACTCAGATGGAGCTGATATTTTAAACAGAACGACTAACTTGATTCGGAAAACACTACGATTAAAGGCTTCAAAAAAAATTAAGATACCTATTGCGGTGACATTCTCTAAGACTGATGCGATTAGTTCCTTACTTGATCCAACTAGTAAACTCTTGCAGCCAGGACATCACACTAATAAGAACGCGTTTGATGTAGAAGACTTTCATTCGGTTAATGCTGAAATGAAAGCATTAGTTCAGGGTTGGTCGCGTGGGAATATACCTAACTTATTAGAGCACCATTATCAAAATTATGCTTATTTCGGTTTATCAGCATTAGGAAACAGCCCAAATCGTTCATTGCAATTACAAGAGGTAAAGCCTTACCGGGTAGAAGATCCTTTCTTATGGTTGCTCTGGAAAAATGGAATTATTAAAGGGACTGAAAGGAAGTGA